One region of Psychrobacter sp. DAB_AL43B genomic DNA includes:
- a CDS encoding bile acid:sodium symporter family protein has protein sequence MSNNVLALLPLALAYIMFTLGTGLKPKDFKVIAKHPKAFIVGLVNQVIFVPLVALAVVLVMSPPPTIAFGIMLISFCPGGVTSNMLTYYAKGNVALSVALTGVVSLLSVVTLPILITLAFNHFMQDQAGSISAVKIGLVMFLLTTLPVTLGMLARYKFTDFMVRRSGILNGLASVFFVLIVFAAIASNWQLLQEQLASIGFELVFIIVTLFALSILTSKAMKLSWFDTKTISIETSIQNSTTAITLAPIIMGVSTLPAIALPAAVYGVLMYVVALPVIFLIRNKN, from the coding sequence ATGAGTAATAACGTATTAGCTCTATTGCCTTTAGCACTTGCCTACATTATGTTTACCTTAGGTACAGGGCTGAAACCTAAAGACTTTAAGGTTATCGCTAAACACCCCAAAGCGTTTATCGTCGGCTTAGTAAACCAAGTTATTTTTGTACCTTTGGTTGCTTTAGCAGTCGTCCTAGTAATGTCACCACCACCCACTATCGCCTTTGGTATCATGCTGATCAGTTTTTGCCCAGGAGGCGTGACCAGCAACATGCTCACTTACTATGCTAAAGGCAATGTGGCGCTGTCCGTCGCGCTCACTGGCGTGGTAAGTCTATTGTCAGTAGTGACTTTGCCCATATTAATCACGCTGGCTTTTAATCACTTTATGCAAGATCAGGCAGGCTCTATCAGCGCCGTAAAAATTGGCTTAGTGATGTTTTTATTGACTACCTTACCTGTGACCCTTGGCATGCTCGCCCGCTATAAATTCACCGACTTTATGGTACGTAGAAGTGGCATCTTGAATGGCTTAGCTAGCGTCTTTTTTGTCTTGATTGTTTTTGCTGCGATTGCCTCTAATTGGCAATTACTACAAGAGCAATTGGCATCTATTGGATTTGAGCTTGTCTTTATCATTGTGACCTTATTTGCGTTAAGTATTTTGACTTCTAAAGCCATGAAGCTAAGCTGGTTCGATACCAAAACGATATCTATAGAAACCAGTATTCAAAACAGTACGACTGCGATTACCTTAGCACCTATCATCATGGGTGTCAGTACTCTGCCAGCCATCGCCCTACCCGCTGCCGTATATGGCGTACTAATGTATGTGGTTGCGCTACCGGTTATTTTTCTTATTAGAAATAAGAATTAA
- a CDS encoding glutathione S-transferase family protein — MQKPLLIIGNKNYSSWSLRAWLLLKAFNINFNEQLIELFHPSATQTLDEYSPTAKVPVLTYGENDDKVTVWDTLAIAIHVNDYLTDLDIWTGLSKSDTKSNISNRKNSAYCQSIVAEMHSGLTGIRNDMPMNIRATAKIQPSAACLNDITRIEHIFAECLKNRSKDSYLFGPFTAADAFFAPVVLRLQTYADASSIVLTPTTKQYCQTMLNNLHLQAWIAAALKETRVIKEDEAGEILSVAGILAD; from the coding sequence ATGCAAAAACCGCTACTCATCATCGGCAATAAAAACTATTCATCGTGGTCATTACGAGCTTGGTTATTACTCAAAGCCTTCAATATTAACTTTAATGAGCAACTGATTGAGCTGTTTCATCCATCAGCGACACAAACACTTGATGAGTATTCTCCAACAGCCAAAGTACCCGTTTTGACTTATGGTGAAAATGATGACAAGGTTACGGTATGGGATACTTTAGCAATTGCCATTCACGTCAATGATTACCTGACAGACTTAGATATTTGGACAGGGTTAAGTAAGTCTGATACTAAAAGCAATATTAGCAACAGAAAAAACAGCGCCTATTGTCAAAGCATCGTTGCTGAGATGCACTCAGGGCTAACGGGTATTCGTAATGATATGCCGATGAATATTAGAGCTACCGCAAAGATACAACCAAGTGCTGCATGTTTAAACGATATCACTCGCATTGAGCATATTTTTGCAGAGTGCTTAAAAAATCGCTCAAAAGACAGCTATCTGTTTGGTCCATTCACTGCTGCCGATGCTTTTTTCGCGCCAGTAGTACTACGCTTGCAGACTTATGCTGATGCTTCTAGCATAGTATTAACGCCAACGACTAAACAGTATTGTCAGACCATGTTAAATAACTTGCACTTACAGGCGTGGATAGCAGCGGCTCTAAAAGAGACACGCGTTATCAAAGAAGATGAAGCAGGTGAAATACTTTCGGTAGCTGGTATATTGGCAGATTAA
- the ahpF gene encoding alkyl hydroperoxide reductase subunit F — protein sequence MIDKSLLDAVKSYSENMTRPITFVLGSGEHSKRAELIDFLTKIAGTTDKINFDSTVTDDSLPSPISFAVRSHIDGGLTDTGIVFSGIPGGHEFTSLILAILQAGGHTLKLDDGIQKLIKRFNKPLQFQTYVSLSCHSCPEVVQALNQFALLNDDISNEMIDGALFQEQVEANNIQGVPAVFLNGKPFANGLIDTAKLIEKLQEQFPDLLAEADDDAEQLEQQDVTIIGAGPAGIAAAIYTARKGLKVTMVADRIGGQVKDTQDIENLISVPLTTGGELSANFEKHLREYNITLKEHVSVKEIGETADENYSIHLNTGETFETRSIILATGAQWRKLGVPGEEENIGKGVAFCAHCDGPFFKGKDISVIGGGNSGIEAAIDLAGIVKHVTVFEFADELKADQVLINKAKEKANIDIITSAATQEIKATDGKVTSIVYQDRNSSENKELDVSAVFVQIGLVPNTEFVKGFVDLNRFGEIEIDERCRTDRKGIFACGDVTTVPFKQINIAMGEGSKAALSAFEYLVMQ from the coding sequence ATGATAGATAAAAGCTTATTAGACGCAGTCAAAAGTTATAGTGAAAATATGACCCGCCCAATTACCTTTGTATTGGGTAGTGGTGAACATAGCAAGCGTGCTGAGTTGATTGATTTTTTGACTAAAATTGCAGGTACGACAGATAAAATAAATTTTGATAGTACAGTAACCGATGACAGCTTACCAAGTCCAATCAGCTTTGCGGTTCGCAGTCATATTGATGGCGGATTGACCGACACTGGTATCGTCTTTAGTGGTATCCCGGGCGGTCATGAATTTACATCGCTCATATTGGCAATCTTGCAAGCGGGCGGTCACACGCTGAAACTAGATGACGGTATTCAAAAACTCATCAAGCGTTTTAATAAACCGCTACAGTTCCAAACTTACGTGTCGTTGTCTTGCCACAGCTGCCCAGAAGTCGTACAAGCGCTGAACCAATTCGCGCTACTAAATGATGACATCAGCAATGAGATGATCGATGGCGCATTGTTCCAAGAGCAAGTAGAAGCCAATAACATCCAAGGCGTACCAGCAGTATTTTTAAACGGTAAGCCGTTTGCTAATGGTCTGATTGACACGGCTAAATTGATTGAGAAGTTGCAAGAGCAGTTCCCTGATTTGTTAGCAGAAGCTGACGATGACGCTGAGCAGTTAGAGCAGCAAGATGTGACGATTATTGGCGCTGGTCCTGCAGGTATTGCGGCTGCTATTTATACTGCGCGTAAAGGTTTAAAAGTGACCATGGTTGCTGACCGTATTGGTGGTCAGGTAAAAGATACCCAAGATATCGAAAACTTAATTTCTGTGCCTTTAACGACAGGTGGCGAGCTATCTGCAAACTTTGAAAAGCATTTGCGTGAATATAATATCACGCTTAAAGAGCACGTCAGTGTCAAAGAGATTGGTGAGACTGCTGATGAAAATTACAGCATTCATCTAAATACTGGTGAGACATTTGAGACGCGCAGCATTATCTTAGCGACTGGTGCTCAGTGGCGTAAGCTTGGTGTCCCTGGTGAAGAAGAAAACATTGGTAAAGGCGTGGCGTTCTGTGCTCACTGTGATGGTCCGTTCTTTAAAGGAAAAGACATCTCGGTGATCGGTGGCGGTAACTCAGGTATAGAAGCGGCGATTGATTTAGCCGGTATCGTGAAGCATGTGACGGTATTCGAGTTTGCTGATGAGCTAAAAGCCGATCAAGTATTGATTAATAAAGCCAAAGAAAAGGCAAATATTGATATCATCACTAGTGCAGCCACTCAAGAGATTAAAGCGACTGATGGTAAAGTGACTTCTATCGTTTATCAAGATCGCAATAGCAGTGAGAATAAAGAGCTTGATGTTTCGGCTGTTTTTGTCCAAATTGGCTTGGTGCCAAACACTGAATTTGTCAAAGGCTTTGTCGATTTAAACCGCTTTGGCGAGATTGAGATTGATGAGCGCTGCCGCACGGATCGCAAAGGTATTTTTGCTTGTGGTGACGTCACGACCGTACCCTTTAAGCAGATTAATATTGCGATGGGTGAAGGTAGTAAAGCGGCATTATCAGCGTTTGAATATTTAGTAATGCAGTAA
- a CDS encoding YdcH family protein, protein MRKTDTWQDNKEIIAELKQKDSHFATIFDEHTQLDQHINQLEKDVITHASRDEEIEQMKRRKLHLKDEIYKIIDKNKLQSHA, encoded by the coding sequence ATGAGAAAGACTGATACATGGCAAGATAACAAAGAAATTATTGCTGAGCTTAAGCAGAAAGACAGCCACTTTGCGACTATTTTTGATGAACATACTCAGCTGGATCAACACATCAATCAGCTTGAGAAAGATGTCATTACGCACGCCAGTCGCGACGAAGAAATCGAGCAAATGAAGCGGCGAAAATTGCATTTAAAAGATGAGATTTATAAAATAATTGATAAAAACAAATTACAATCTCATGCTTAA
- the ahpC gene encoding alkyl hydroperoxide reductase subunit C codes for MASIINQEIPEFSADAYVNGEFKTITSEDVKGNWAIFLFYPADFTFVCPTELEDMAAHYDELKGLGVEVYSVSTDTHFTHKAWHDSSEAIGKVTYPMIGDPTGRITRGFNVMIEEAGLAERGTFLVDPDGLIQVAEIHAGGIGRSAKDMLRKVKAAQYVRENDGEVCPAAWEAGQETLKPSLDLVGKI; via the coding sequence ATGGCGTCTATTATCAATCAAGAAATCCCAGAATTTTCAGCTGATGCATATGTAAATGGTGAATTTAAAACCATCACTTCAGAAGACGTAAAAGGCAACTGGGCGATTTTCCTATTCTACCCAGCTGATTTTACCTTTGTTTGCCCAACTGAACTTGAAGACATGGCCGCTCATTATGACGAGCTAAAAGGTTTAGGCGTAGAAGTGTACTCAGTATCAACTGACACGCATTTCACCCATAAAGCATGGCATGATTCTTCAGAAGCAATTGGTAAAGTTACTTACCCAATGATTGGCGATCCTACTGGTCGCATCACTCGTGGCTTTAACGTCATGATTGAAGAAGCTGGTCTTGCTGAGCGCGGTACATTCCTAGTAGATCCAGACGGCTTGATTCAAGTTGCTGAGATTCATGCTGGCGGTATCGGCCGTAGTGCAAAAGACATGTTACGTAAAGTGAAAGCAGCACAATACGTTCGTGAAAACGACGGCGAAGTTTGCCCAGCAGCTTGGGAAGCCGGTCAAGAAACGCTAAAACCAAGTCTTGATCTAGTAGGTAAGATCTAA
- a CDS encoding hydrogen peroxide-inducible genes activator, with the protein MITLRQLEFALAVAKHRHFKRAAEDCNISQSALSLGIAELEKQLDTQIFERNNKQVLITPIGEDILIRAQRVFSEVNDLTTRAHSHQSPLAYPMTVGIIPTIAPYLLPKVLPALRAHYPEFRMTIVEQQTERLLEQVRYGHIDTAIIALPYAVDGLHSFEFWAEDFFAVFPKDDVHAKLKTINADELATANLMLLGEGHCLTDQTLSVCHFDRAQMKSSFSDASLNTLIQMALANMGTTLVPEMALDQLHLQNQNAVAVPLAEKGPHRHIAFVTRLNYARVDDVNLLGKLFKQAFEDAADKN; encoded by the coding sequence ATGATTACCTTACGTCAACTTGAGTTTGCCTTAGCCGTTGCTAAACATCGTCATTTTAAACGCGCAGCGGAAGACTGTAATATCTCACAGTCTGCACTAAGTCTTGGTATCGCAGAGTTAGAAAAGCAACTGGATACCCAGATTTTCGAACGTAATAATAAGCAGGTATTGATTACGCCTATCGGTGAAGATATTTTAATTCGGGCGCAACGGGTATTTTCGGAAGTCAATGATTTGACCACGCGCGCGCATAGCCATCAGTCGCCGCTCGCTTACCCCATGACCGTTGGTATTATTCCAACGATTGCCCCTTATTTACTCCCTAAAGTGTTGCCTGCACTACGAGCGCACTATCCAGAATTCCGTATGACCATCGTCGAGCAACAAACCGAGCGCTTGCTTGAACAAGTGCGTTATGGTCATATTGATACGGCCATTATTGCGCTACCTTATGCGGTAGATGGCTTGCATAGCTTTGAGTTTTGGGCGGAAGATTTCTTTGCCGTATTCCCTAAAGACGATGTCCATGCCAAACTTAAAACCATCAATGCCGATGAGCTAGCCACTGCCAATCTCATGTTACTTGGCGAAGGACACTGCCTGACTGATCAGACGCTATCCGTCTGTCACTTTGACCGTGCACAGATGAAATCCAGCTTTTCTGATGCCAGCTTAAATACCTTAATCCAAATGGCACTTGCTAATATGGGCACGACCTTGGTGCCGGAAATGGCGCTCGACCAATTGCATTTACAAAACCAAAACGCGGTCGCGGTGCCACTGGCAGAAAAAGGCCCGCATCGTCATATTGCCTTTGTCACTCGTCTGAATTATGCCCGCGTTGATGATGTCAATTTACTTGGTAAGCTATTTAAGCAAGCGTTTGAAGATGCCGCTGATAAAAACTGA
- a CDS encoding methyltransferase domain-containing protein → MENVNQAEFWQQRYEQDSIGWDMGQVSPPLKAYIDQLPESAKDQAILVPGAGNAYEVGYLHEQGFTNVTLVDFAPAPIQAFAERYPDFPAEQLICSDFFNLSPEQYQFDWVLEQTFFCAINPARRDEYIQHMATLLKAKGKLVGLLFDKDFGRQEPPFGGTKEEYQQRFATHFDIEIMEPCYNSHPARQGSELFIKMHVKQ, encoded by the coding sequence ATGGAAAACGTTAATCAAGCAGAATTTTGGCAGCAGCGTTATGAGCAAGACAGTATTGGCTGGGATATGGGTCAGGTATCACCGCCGCTAAAGGCTTATATCGACCAGCTACCTGAATCGGCTAAAGATCAGGCCATTTTAGTGCCGGGTGCAGGTAATGCTTATGAAGTTGGATACTTGCATGAGCAAGGATTTACCAATGTTACCTTGGTTGACTTTGCCCCTGCGCCGATTCAAGCTTTTGCTGAGCGTTATCCTGATTTTCCAGCTGAACAGTTAATCTGCTCGGATTTTTTTAATTTATCGCCTGAGCAATATCAATTTGATTGGGTACTTGAGCAGACGTTTTTTTGTGCGATAAATCCTGCGCGCCGAGATGAGTACATCCAGCACATGGCAACGTTGCTTAAAGCTAAAGGTAAGCTGGTTGGTTTGCTATTTGATAAGGATTTTGGGCGACAGGAACCACCATTTGGCGGTACAAAAGAGGAATATCAGCAGCGTTTTGCGACTCATTTTGACATTGAAATCATGGAACCTTGTTATAACTCACACCCAGCACGTCAAGGCAGTGAGTTGTTTATTAAGATGCACGTAAAACAGTAA
- a CDS encoding M48 family metallopeptidase, with amino-acid sequence MSLPPEHSMSLLESAIQRLLEAGIELQVTKKRVKNINFRLKPHTLLVSVPKFISPMQTAQSVAKRVPWAIENHAQVLEQYKRKQSTSSESSIADSPLLLWGIAQPFTLSHDEKIAYYRQQLSEVMPSLFDKWQPIVGATANEIRLKKMHTRWGSCNTRARRIWLSVYLPAYPIECTEYVIVHELCHLHHANHSAAFWQTVATAMPDYQHWHNMLAGKTGQLD; translated from the coding sequence ATGAGCTTACCACCTGAACATAGTATGTCTTTATTAGAGAGTGCTATTCAACGTTTGTTAGAAGCAGGTATTGAATTACAGGTGACCAAAAAGCGCGTCAAGAATATTAATTTTCGCTTAAAGCCACACACATTGCTGGTGTCTGTCCCCAAGTTTATCAGCCCGATGCAAACGGCACAGTCTGTTGCTAAGCGGGTGCCATGGGCAATAGAAAACCATGCGCAAGTTTTAGAACAATATAAGCGTAAACAAAGTACCTCGTCCGAATCTTCAATTGCTGATAGCCCACTTTTATTGTGGGGTATAGCGCAGCCGTTCACTTTAAGCCACGATGAAAAAATTGCTTATTATCGGCAACAGCTCTCCGAAGTAATGCCTTCATTATTTGATAAATGGCAACCAATTGTCGGTGCGACAGCCAATGAGATACGCCTAAAAAAAATGCATACGCGCTGGGGCAGTTGTAATACCCGTGCGCGCCGAATTTGGCTATCTGTTTATCTGCCTGCTTATCCTATTGAATGTACCGAATATGTCATTGTCCATGAGCTGTGCCATTTACATCATGCCAATCATAGCGCTGCGTTCTGGCAAACAGTTGCAACAGCGATGCCCGATTATCAGCATTGGCATAATATGCTGGCCGGTAAAACCGGTCAATTAGATTAA
- a CDS encoding DUF1513 domain-containing protein, whose translation MPTIETKTVMSITEDTCQSNELKAQQADKLSNHELLITSALTAFGTVMGTAALLSIHHRYRKQRQPDSSWQDYLTGICSQLHLLPSISKPPLMRFSSACQQAACAWQQAYRLPINDEHTSNNSLGTTDFSAMHTTTMLARPVCWVSGVAAMPKNTSLINDDSNDENDFGVVGIDADREIVWQTTMPERVHDIVVQPILNDQDNSLDSRQSCQNRDVVVMGRRPSEKFWVLDTATGQVKFAIKASDQRHFYGHACYSLDGSTLYVTENDTQSLDGKIGVYNAHDSYQKVAEFDSHGIGPHELIMHPDDETLVIANGGIKTEQASREELNLDIMLPSLVYLNRHEGKLLEQITPEHNQMSVRHLAMHNDGTVMIGIQFQGEKHINVPLVLTHKRGDTSFKPLTMPDNQWQRFHQYIASVAVDSERNLLCVTTPIGGCAAIFDLNSRTLINDVSLPDCAGASVLANSVLPNNVGSDINNDVKGEDKCKESGFIVSDGQGQLTKLHVDYLATVASTVINKVESISKDSKRHMMSFDNHLQAL comes from the coding sequence ATGCCTACTATCGAAACTAAGACAGTAATGTCCATTACTGAAGATACTTGTCAATCGAATGAACTAAAAGCGCAGCAAGCAGACAAGTTATCAAACCATGAGTTACTGATAACGTCAGCACTGACAGCATTTGGTACGGTAATGGGTACAGCAGCGCTGCTTAGCATTCATCATCGCTATCGCAAGCAGCGTCAGCCTGATTCGAGCTGGCAAGATTATCTGACTGGTATCTGTTCGCAGTTGCACTTATTGCCGTCAATATCGAAGCCGCCGCTAATGCGTTTTAGCTCCGCCTGTCAGCAAGCGGCTTGTGCGTGGCAACAGGCTTATCGTCTACCCATTAACGATGAGCATACTAGTAATAATAGTCTTGGTACAACCGATTTTAGCGCAATGCATACCACAACCATGCTGGCGCGACCAGTTTGTTGGGTCAGTGGTGTCGCTGCTATGCCAAAAAATACCTCATTGATAAATGACGACAGTAATGATGAAAACGACTTTGGGGTAGTTGGTATCGATGCGGACAGAGAAATAGTTTGGCAGACCACCATGCCTGAACGTGTCCATGATATTGTCGTTCAGCCCATCTTGAACGACCAAGATAATAGTCTTGATAGTCGTCAAAGCTGTCAAAATCGTGACGTTGTAGTGATGGGTCGTCGTCCAAGTGAGAAATTCTGGGTGCTCGACACCGCAACAGGACAAGTAAAGTTTGCTATCAAAGCATCAGACCAGCGCCATTTTTATGGTCATGCTTGCTATAGCTTGGATGGCTCAACGTTATATGTGACCGAGAATGATACGCAAAGTTTAGACGGTAAGATCGGTGTTTATAATGCTCATGATAGTTATCAAAAAGTAGCAGAATTTGACTCGCACGGCATCGGTCCGCATGAGCTGATAATGCATCCGGATGATGAGACCTTAGTTATTGCTAACGGTGGTATCAAGACCGAGCAAGCCTCACGCGAAGAGCTGAATCTTGACATTATGCTTCCATCATTGGTTTACCTAAATCGTCATGAAGGTAAGTTATTAGAACAAATTACTCCAGAGCATAATCAGATGAGCGTGCGCCATTTAGCCATGCATAATGATGGCACAGTGATGATTGGCATTCAGTTTCAAGGTGAAAAACATATCAATGTGCCATTAGTGCTTACCCATAAACGTGGCGATACAAGTTTTAAACCTTTGACGATGCCCGATAACCAGTGGCAACGCTTTCATCAATATATCGCCAGTGTAGCGGTTGATAGTGAGCGTAACCTATTATGTGTAACCACACCGATTGGCGGTTGTGCGGCAATTTTCGACCTAAATAGCCGTACGCTGATTAATGATGTCAGTCTGCCAGATTGTGCAGGCGCATCAGTGCTAGCTAATTCAGTGCTACCTAATAATGTAGGCAGCGATATTAACAATGATGTTAAGGGCGAGGATAAGTGTAAGGAATCAGGTTTTATCGTTAGCGATGGGCAAGGTCAACTAACCAAATTGCACGTCGACTATTTGGCAACAGTAGCATCGACTGTTATAAATAAAGTTGAAAGTATCAGTAAAGATAGTAAACGACATATGATGTCCTTTGATAACCACTTACAAGCGCTTTGA
- a CDS encoding imelysin family protein — MRINPALAMVLSALSAGILISCVKPADDNKAPESDSQKVAQDSAEPKTSENTASSDNNSEKKIIAVDISADTEKTYLTHVANDIVIPAYADAAKQSDLLHDLAQKHCQQVPVSGDELQALRDQWLVLAQAWASAEMVNFGPATASMSNLYINYYPDERGLVHSGVADLITANPKLTAEQLANESAIVQGVPGLEEALYANDSLDAGQCAYVMSASSALSTRLKDIEKNWQQNSTDLLAIDKTAESDQGLNQWFNSLLSLVETMKSNAIDQPLGLTGKAKGHLPAATAGQSRAIINAKLAILNKTMTDPVLTAILGSNDENAVADNLSTALADTTTLLAQMPEDLATADKTTQQELYDNLTTITRVIKRQLIPTLGIRVGFNSTDGD, encoded by the coding sequence ATGAGAATAAACCCTGCTTTAGCAATGGTGCTATCGGCATTAAGTGCCGGAATACTTATCAGCTGCGTTAAACCGGCTGATGACAATAAAGCACCAGAATCTGACAGCCAAAAGGTGGCGCAAGATAGCGCTGAACCTAAAACCAGTGAAAATACAGCCAGCAGTGATAACAATAGTGAGAAAAAAATTATCGCGGTAGATATCAGCGCTGATACTGAAAAAACTTACTTAACCCATGTGGCTAATGACATTGTTATTCCAGCATATGCTGATGCGGCTAAACAAAGCGATTTGTTGCATGATTTGGCACAGAAGCATTGCCAGCAAGTGCCAGTAAGCGGTGATGAATTGCAAGCGCTGCGTGACCAATGGCTGGTATTAGCGCAAGCTTGGGCGAGTGCTGAGATGGTCAATTTTGGTCCTGCGACTGCCAGTATGAGCAATCTATATATTAATTACTATCCTGATGAACGCGGTCTGGTACATAGTGGCGTTGCAGATCTGATTACTGCCAACCCCAAACTGACCGCTGAGCAGCTCGCTAACGAAAGCGCCATTGTCCAAGGTGTACCAGGATTAGAAGAAGCGTTATATGCTAATGACAGCTTGGACGCTGGTCAGTGCGCGTATGTGATGAGTGCGAGCAGCGCATTGAGCACACGCCTCAAAGATATTGAGAAAAACTGGCAGCAAAACTCAACCGATTTATTAGCAATTGATAAAACGGCGGAAAGCGACCAAGGGTTGAACCAATGGTTTAACTCTTTGCTATCATTGGTTGAGACCATGAAATCTAACGCCATCGATCAGCCGCTAGGTCTAACAGGTAAAGCTAAGGGTCATTTACCAGCTGCGACCGCAGGGCAAAGTCGCGCGATTATCAATGCTAAATTGGCGATATTGAATAAAACCATGACCGATCCGGTGCTTACTGCCATTTTGGGTAGTAATGATGAAAATGCAGTAGCTGATAATCTATCGACCGCACTTGCTGATACCACGACATTATTGGCACAAATGCCAGAAGATCTAGCCACTGCCGATAAAACCACGCAGCAAGAATTGTATGACAATCTTACGACCATTACTCGTGTGATTAAACGCCAATTGATTCCGACACTTGGTATCCGTGTCGGCTTTAATAGTACCGATGGCGATTAA
- a CDS encoding di-heme oxidoredictase family protein, with protein MTITNVLKVKQYASFYASFIHKTAPLKLSLGMLCALSISACQPTDDVANNTAESDNKTQKNAQSQALTSERAQTIEALAGVPMQQLATFDPQEIKQGGDTGISITSSESYSKPSSNITASRKGSFFIGNAFFRQPWVIAPASTDSRDGLGALFNVAACQSCHVKDGRGHAPMTSDDDADSLLIRLAMPATTAEQRQQLQDSLIEKVVHPMYGGQLQDRGIQGVPAEARIAVQWTDKPVTFADGYVETLRAPIFNLTNPGYGPFDGELMVSPRIALPMIGLGLLEQIPDTDIKKQAIKANDVDSDIKGKFNLVMDPQTGKVALGRFGWKAGQTKLLTQNQSAFNEDMGLTSNIRPTESCMPTQTACMNAATGADEQGNGKQPVEVNDEVAKFVEFYTRNLAVPHRRNADDKLVLAGKKHFYDMGCQSCHTPRYQLPKTDDDHIEQHGQVIYPYTDLLLHDMGDDLADRTIAGKLPPKNLQVEFLANSYEWRTPALWGIGLAQTVDPQATFLHDGRARTLMEAVLWHGGEAKKQQQKVLKLDKQGRAELNAFLQSL; from the coding sequence ATGACCATCACCAATGTCTTAAAAGTTAAACAATACGCCTCGTTTTACGCTTCTTTTATCCACAAAACTGCGCCATTAAAACTATCGTTAGGGATGCTATGTGCACTATCGATAAGTGCCTGTCAGCCGACTGATGATGTTGCTAATAATACGGCTGAAAGTGATAATAAAACTCAAAAAAACGCACAATCTCAGGCATTAACTTCTGAACGCGCTCAGACTATCGAAGCGTTAGCTGGTGTGCCTATGCAGCAGCTCGCTACCTTTGATCCGCAAGAGATTAAGCAAGGTGGTGATACTGGCATCAGTATTACAAGTAGCGAGAGTTACTCCAAACCTTCGTCAAATATCACCGCGTCACGTAAAGGATCTTTCTTTATTGGCAATGCGTTTTTTCGACAACCGTGGGTGATTGCCCCTGCTAGTACGGATAGCCGTGATGGTCTTGGCGCATTATTTAACGTTGCTGCTTGTCAATCGTGCCATGTAAAAGATGGTCGTGGTCATGCTCCTATGACTAGTGATGACGATGCAGACAGCTTGCTCATTCGTCTGGCCATGCCAGCCACAACGGCTGAGCAACGTCAGCAGTTGCAGGATTCGCTTATCGAAAAAGTCGTCCATCCTATGTATGGCGGTCAATTGCAAGATCGCGGTATTCAAGGCGTTCCAGCAGAAGCAAGAATTGCCGTCCAATGGACCGATAAGCCGGTCACTTTTGCTGATGGATATGTCGAAACATTACGCGCACCGATCTTTAACTTAACCAATCCAGGTTATGGTCCATTTGATGGTGAACTCATGGTATCGCCGCGTATCGCCTTACCTATGATTGGGCTTGGGCTACTTGAGCAAATCCCAGACACTGATATTAAAAAGCAGGCTATCAAGGCAAATGATGTTGATAGTGATATTAAAGGTAAATTCAATTTGGTAATGGATCCGCAAACGGGTAAAGTTGCATTAGGTCGCTTTGGCTGGAAAGCCGGTCAAACCAAGCTGCTTACTCAAAACCAAAGTGCCTTTAATGAAGACATGGGATTAACCTCAAATATTCGCCCTACAGAGTCGTGTATGCCGACGCAAACCGCTTGTATGAATGCCGCAACTGGCGCTGATGAGCAAGGTAATGGTAAGCAACCGGTTGAAGTTAATGATGAAGTAGCAAAATTTGTAGAGTTTTATACACGTAATTTAGCGGTGCCGCATCGCCGTAATGCGGATGACAAGCTGGTATTAGCTGGCAAAAAGCACTTTTATGATATGGGCTGTCAAAGCTGCCATACGCCAAGATATCAGTTGCCAAAAACCGACGATGATCATATTGAGCAGCATGGACAAGTGATTTATCCTTATACAGATTTGCTGTTACATGATATGGGTGATGATCTTGCGGATCGTACAATCGCTGGCAAGCTACCGCCCAAAAACTTACAGGTTGAGTTTTTAGCCAACTCTTATGAATGGCGTACACCGGCATTATGGGGTATTGGTCTTGCCCAAACTGTTGATCCACAAGCGACATTTTTACATGATGGCCGCGCCCGTACACTGATGGAAGCGGTATTATGGCATGGCGGAGAAGCTAAAAAACAACAGCAAAAAGTGCTAAAGCTCGATAAACAAGGGCGTGCTGAATTGAACGCTTTTTTACAATCACTATAA